The following proteins are encoded in a genomic region of Amphiura filiformis chromosome 18, Afil_fr2py, whole genome shotgun sequence:
- the LOC140139740 gene encoding glutathione S-transferase omega-1-like — MSAKHLKKGDPCPPLEPGVLRLYSMKFCPFAERTRLVLQAKNIPHEIVNIKLWDKPEWFADKNPITKVPVLEQVGNIVYESLIVADCLDELYPDQRPLYSKDVYQKAQDKMVIAFFEDKVIGTFYKSRQAWGKDQEATDKLLTEFGKLNEKLKNRGTTFFGGDQPGMVDFMLWPFIVRVKSYWVLGENVDLPDSFAFLQAWKAHMMEDPTVKSTILPDKAYDEFGDFYRTPNESFNVEDY; from the exons GTGACCCATGTCCACCTTTAGAACCGGGTGTGCTCAGGCTATACAGTATGAAATTTTGTCCATTCGCAGAGAGAACTAGACTTGTTTTACAAGCTAAAAATATTCC GCATGAAATTGTCAATATTAAGTTATGGGATAAACCAGAATGGTTCGCAGACAAGAACCCCATTACCAAGGTACCAGTGTTGGAACAAGTTGGTAACATTGTCTACGAGTCTCTTATCGTAGCCGATTGCTTAGATGAATTATACCCGGATCAAAGACCACTATATTCTAAAGATGTGTACCAAAAGGCCCAAGACAAAATGGTCATTGCTTTCTTCGAAGATAAG GTGATTGGTACGTTTTATAAGTCAAGACAAGCGTGGGGCAAAGACCAAGAAGCAACGGACAAGTTACTTACAGAATTCGGGAAACTCAACGAGAAACTCAAGAATAGAGGGACCACCTTCTTCGGAG GGGATCAACCTGGAATGGTCGACTTCATGCTATGGCCTTTCATCGTTCGCGTCAAGAGTTACTGGGTCTTGGGTGAGAATGTAGACTTACCGGACTCCTTTGCATTCTTGCAAGCCTGGAAGGCTCATATGATGGAAGACCCAACGGTGAAGAGTACCATACTACCAGACAAAGCGTACGATGAATTTGGCGATTTTTACCGCACGCCGAATGAATCATTTAACGTTGAAGACTACTAG
- the LOC140139675 gene encoding uncharacterized protein, whose amino-acid sequence MATSVFGYHCGRKGSKLLVGAVCVSFWMTISVLYYGVHHYDHERQSSSITSGNQLKRDTREGVGDFMDEVEMVKKRQRTTVAQKGPHHVEVNTEKEDVKITSPWSSDLFIFPPCKNGTERFFFDPTILKNGEKRRQFTGRKLVPYVSVYPADGTMFLNKRKRDGNTVIPRKVVDKLREDFKAATTYRRDFRNSISNIVRVELMAMMGGLSFGGRLFLIEMATTVHRRPSAVDTSTYHTEYAIDSGQGDGICHPMDYAIHSDSKVYVIVTVKNLEEWVGRLIKEFEQIQEQPGDCGDFELILTDFNNTDIALVHMVNASVISPKIKILVNMGDTYNKGAAVKSAVDLIQNPNDIVFLCDVHLEIPSIFLSDVRKHVIRNKMVFAPVVGKLEKDSSPDNPQGEWDIDGFSVIAMTKSDWDMIGGITTKEFKGDQWGDEDWEMIDRIVNSGLLVNRRRVPSLFINYHDVNTRVWPSGRAQVVAGGQEVQMSGREELETSQRKEEMRERDDLLELHVGPGRRRMHSFNANAEEGLLT is encoded by the exons ATGGCGACTTCCGTGTTTGGTTATCATTGCGGGCGAAAGGGCAGTAAGCTACTTGTTGGTGCAGTATGTGTAAGTTTTTGGATGACAATATCGGTTTTGTATTACGGTGTACATCATTACGATCATGAACGACAAAGTTCATCGATAACCAGTGGGAATCAGTTGAAGCGAGACACTCGTGAAGGTGTAGGTGACTTTATGGATGAGGTTGAAATGGTCAAGAAACGGCAAAGGACGACGGTAGCTCAAAAAg GTCCACATCATGTGGAAGTCAACACGGAAAAAGAAGATGTGAAGATCACGTCCCCTTGGAGCTCAGATTTGTTCATCTTTCCACCGTGTAAGAATGGCACAGAAAGATTCTTTTTTGATCCGACTATCCTGAAAAATGGCGAAAAACGTAGACAGTTTACAGGACGGAAATTG GTGCCATACGTGTCCGTATACCCTGCAGACGGCACCATGTTTCTTAACAAGCGCAAACGGGATGGCAACACTGTTATACCTAGGAAAGTTGTTGACAAACTTCGGGAAGATTTCAAAGCTGCTACAACATACAG ACGTGATTTTCGAAATAGCATTAGCAACATTGTTAGAGTGGAGCTAATGGCAATGATGGGAGGCTTGTCATTTGGTGGCCGGTTGTTCCTTATTGAAATG GCTACGACGGTTCATCGTCGACCGTCCGCCGTAGACACGTCTACTTACCACACGGAATACGCTATAGATTCCGGACAAGGGGACGGTATCTGCCATCCAATGGATTATGCGATACATTCCGATTCGAAGGTCTACGTCATAGTGACAGTCAAAAACCTTGAGGAATGGGTGGGAAGGTTGATCAAAGAATTTGAACAG ATTCAAGAGCAGCCAGGAGACTGCGGTGATTTTGAGCTGATACTAACCGATTTTAATAACACAGATATAGCATTAGTTCATATGGTCAATGCCTCTGTAATTAGCCCTAAAATTAAGATCCTAGTCAATATGGGTGATACGTACAACAAGGGTGCCGCAGTGAAGTCTGCGGTTGACCTTATACAG AACCCGAATGACATAGTTTTCTTATGTGATGTGCATCTAGAGATTCCAAGTATATTTCTTAGTGACGTCAGGAAG CATGTGATTCGAAACAAGATGGTATTTGCACCGGTCGTAGGCAAACTAGAGAAGGACTCATCACCTGACAACCCACAAG GTGAATGGGATATCGATGGTTTTAGTGTCATTGCCATGACGAAATCAGATTGGGACATGATTGGTGGAATAACCACAAAAGAATTTAAAGGTGACCAATGGGGTGACGAAGATTGGGAAATGATTGACAG AATTGTCAATTCGGGTCTACTAGTTAATCGGAGGAGAGTTCCAAGCTTGTTCATAAATTATCATGATGTCAACACCAGGGTGTGGCCGAGTGGAAGGGCCCAAGTAGTGGCAGGAGGACAGGAAGTACAAATGAGTGGACGGGAAGAACTCGAAACCAGCCAACGTAAAGAAGAAATGAGAGAACGGGATGATCTACTTGAGCTACATGTTGGACCCGGACGAAGAAGAATGCACTCTTTTAATGCAAATGCAGAGGAAGGACTGCTTACATAG